Proteins found in one Eretmochelys imbricata isolate rEreImb1 chromosome 9, rEreImb1.hap1, whole genome shotgun sequence genomic segment:
- the KIF4A gene encoding chromosome-associated kinesin KIF4A produces the protein MVKEDEKVIPVRVVLRCRPLVPKEISEGCQMCLSFVPEEPQVIVGNDKSFTYDFVFDPSAEQEEVFNRSVAPLIRGIFKGYNATVLAYGQTGSGKTYSMGGTYTADQEHEPTVGVIPRVIKLLFQEKEQRLEWEFTLKVSYLEIYNEDILDLLSPSRERSQISIREDPKEGIKIVGLTERDVACAQDTVLCLEQGNNSRTVASTAMNSQSSRSHAIFTISIEQRKKCDKNNSFRCKLHLVDLAGSERQKKTKAEGDRLKEGININRGLLCLGNVISALGDENKKGGFVPYRDSKLTRLLQDSLGGNSHTLMIACVSPADSNLEETLNTLRYADRARKIKNKPIVNIDPQAAELNHLKQQVQQLQVLLLQAHGGTLPVSVNVKPSENLQSLMEKNQSLMQENEKLSRGLSEAAGQTAQMLERIILTEQENDKMNAKLEELRQHAVCKLDLQKLVETLEDQELKENIEVIRDLQQVIVQLQDESAAYVAASMEAVAEMANSEQESDAQAETSQDSKRSPDAFTTQHALRQAEMSKALIELNKALALKEALAKKMTQNDSQLEPIQSQYQTNIKGLELEVSSLQKEKEELILALHTAKKDVNQAKLSERRRKRLQELEGQMNELKKKLNEQSKLLKLKESTERTVSKLNQEIREMKNQRVQLMRQMKEDAEKFRQWKQQKDKEVIQLKERDRKRQYELLKLERDFQNQANILRRKTEEAAAANKRLKDALQKQREVVDKRKESQNRGMEGAAARVKSWLANEVEVLVSTEEARRHLSDLLEDRKILAQELLQLREKREAGETPPPKLRRRTYSIADVQASEIDHSITKQIESLETEMALRSAQIADLQQKLLDADNGDRVKQRWETIATILEAKCALKYLIGELVSSKVEESKLHSSLEQSKANCADMQKMLLEERNQVAEIEAELQSQLVTQEQQHQEKVLYLLSQLQQKEAAEKKLEDSLTEHEQQLLERLKFQDEELEKMRELCEKNQELLQENESLKQKLILHQIASGQKLRHIQQMPTQSPDSPFDYIPPKPKTRRQTTAKPRAQTPEMDVQELFSESGESGGEMEDAEWVPIKATKGSKKSLSGCSCRGRCGNRQCGCRKQKLGCTAGCNCDATKCRNRDSGLLDGPMSEDQTRDSEGSFKLEDPTEVTAGETFFEPICITPTKKVLKEITEQDVFVKKANTAALLINGDVEFQENQLPLVKKKKRMLSSNTSFFSGCTPIKEEDN, from the exons ATGGTGAAAGAGGATGAGAAAGTGATTCCTGTGCGTGTGGTACTCCGCTGCCGCCCCTTGGTCCCCAAAGAGATCAGTGAGGGATGCCAGATGTGTCTATCCTTTGTGCCTGAGGAACCACAG GTGATTGTAGGCAATGATAAATCCTTCACATATGATTTTGTGTTTGACCCATCTGCTGAGCAGGAGGAAGTTTTCAATAGATCTGTTGCCCCTCTGATACGGGGCATCTTTAAAG GGTATAATGCTACTGTCTTGGCGTATGGACAGACAGGTTCTGGAAAAACATATTCTATGGGAGGGACTTACACTGCTGATCAAGAGCATGAACCTACTGTTGGAGTCATTCCTCGTGTTATCAAACTGCTCTTTCAGGAAAAAGAACAGAGGCTGGAATGGGAGTTCACCCTGAAAGTCTCTTATTTGGAG ATCTACAATGAGGATATTCTAGACCTGCTGTCTCCATCTAGAGAACGATCTCAAATCAGCATACGGGAGGACCCCAAAGAAGGCATAAAG ATTGTAGGATTAACAGAACGGGATGTGGCGTGTGCCCAAGATACCGTCCTCTGTCTGGAACAGGGAAACAATTCCAGAACTGTGGCCTCTACAGCTATGAACTCTCAGTCCTCGCGGTCCCATGCAATCTTCACCATTTCAATCGAACAGAGAAAGAAATGTGACAA GAACAACAGCTTTCGCTGCAAGCTACACCTTGTAGATCTTGCTGGCTCCGAAAGGCAAAAGAAAACCAAGGCTGAGGGGGACCGACTAAAGGAAG GAATCAACATTAACAGAGGTCTCCTATGCCTGGGGAATGTAATCAGTGCTCTTGGCGATGAAAATAAAAAGGGTGGTTTTGTCCCTTACAGAGACTCCAAGTTAACACGGCTGCTGCAAG ATTCCTTGGGTGGTAACAGCCACACTCTCATGATTGCCTGTGTGAGCCCAGCAGATTCCAACTTAGAAGAAACCTTAAACACTTTGCGCTATGCTGACAGGgcgagaaaaataaaaaacaaaccaatagTCAACATTGATCCTCAGGCAGCTGAACTAAATCATCTAAAGCAGCAG GTACAACAGCTGCAGGTCTTGTTGTTGCAAGCCCATGGAGGGACGCTCCCAGTGTCTGTCAA TGTGAAGCCATCAGAGAATCTGCAATCCCTCATGGAGAAGAACCAGTCCCTGATGCAGGAAAATGAAAAGTTGAGCCGAGGTCTGAGTGAGGCAGCTGGTCAGACAGCCCAGATGTTGGAGAGAATCATTCTG acAGAACAAGAAAATGATAAGATGAATGCCAAACTAGAGGAACTCCGGCAGCATGCTGT GTGCAAACTTGATCTGCAGAAGCTGGTAGAGACTCTGGAGGATCAGGAGCTCAAAGAGAACATAGAAGTGATTCGTGATCTCCAGCAAGTGATAGTCCAGTTACAG GATGAAAGTGCTGCCTATGTGGCAGCATCCATGGAAGCTGTTGCTGAGATGGCAAACTCTGAGCAAGAATCTGACGCT CAAGCAGAAACCAGCCAGGACAGCAAGAGATCCCCAGATGCTTTCACCACCCAGCATGCCCTCCGCCAGGCAGAGATGTCCAAAGCATTGATAGAATTAaacaaagccctggctctgaAAGAGGCCTTGGCCAAGAAAATGACCCAGAATGACAGCCAGCTGGAGCCAATACAGTCCCAATACCAG ACTAATATCAAGGGCCTGGAGTTGGAGGTCAGCAGCctgcaaaaagagaaggaagaacTGATCCTTGCACTACACACTGCAAAGAAGGATGTTAACCAAGCAAA GCTGAGTGAACGCCGCAGGAAAAGACTCCAGGAGTTGGAAGGGCAAATGAATGAGCTAAAGAAGAAATTGAATGAACAGTCAAAACTCTTGAAGCTGAAAGAATCTACAGAGCGCACAGTCTCCAAACTGAACCAGGAGATTCGG GAAATGAAAAATCAGCGGGTACAGCTGATGCGCCAAATGAAAGAGGATGCTGAGAAATTTAGACAGTGGAAGCAGCAGAAGGACAAGGAAGTGATCCAGCTGAAAGAACGG GATCGCAAGAGGCAGTATGAGCTGCTTAAGCTAGAACGAGACTTCCAGAATCAAGCCAATATCCTCAGGCGCAAAACAGAAGAG gcagCAGCTGCTAACAAGCGCCTGAAAGATGCTCTACAGAAACAGCGTGAAGTAGTGGATAAACGGAAAGAAAGCCAAAACCGAGGAATGGAAGGAGCTGCTGCTCGAGTAAAA AGCTGGCTTGCAAATGAAGTGGAGGTTCTGGTTAGTACTGAAGAGGCCCGGCGCCACCTCTCTGACCTTCTGGAGGATAGAAAAATCTTGGCCCAGGAACTCCTGCAGCTTAGAGAAAAGAGGGAAGCTGGGGAGACTCCACCTCCAAAACTCAGG AGACGTACATACTCGATCGCAGATGTGCAGGCTTCAGAAATAGACCATTCCATCACAAAGCAGATAGAAAGCCTGGAAACAGAGATGGCGCTCAG GAGTGCCCAGATAGCAGATCTGCAGCAGAAGCTATTGGATGCCGACAATGGAGACCGGGTGAAGCAACGCTGGGAAACTATTGCAACTATTCTAGAGGCAAAATGTGCCCTGAAATACCTGATTGGAGAG CTGGTTTCCTCCAAAGTGGAGGAAAGCAAACTTCACAGCAGTCTGGAACAGAGCAAAGCTAACTGTGCAGACATGCAGAAAATGTTGCTTGAAGAGCGAAACCAGGTGGCAGAGATAGAGGCTGAGCTCCAAAGTCAGTTGGTGACGCAGGAGCAGCAACATCAGGAAAAG GTTCTGTACCTGCTTAGCCAACTGCAGCAGAAAGAAGCAGCAGAGAAGAAGCTGGAGGACTCTCTAACAGAGCATGAGCAACAGCTACTTGAGCGGCTCAAGTTCCAG GATGAAGAGCTTGAGAAAATGAGGGAACTTTGTGAGAAGAACCAAGAGCTTCTCCAGGAGAATGAGTCCCTCAAACAG AAATTAATACTCCACCAAATTGCCAGCGGACAGAAGCTCCGACACATTCAGCAAATGCCAACTCAGTCCCCAGATTCTCCATTTGATTATATTCCACCCAAG CCAAAGACTCGCCGTCAGACAACTGCAAAACCCCGTGCACAGACACCAGAAATGGATGTGCAAGAGCTGTTCTCTGAATCTGGGGAGTCTGGAGGAGAGATGGAAGATGCAGAGTGGGTGCCAATAAAAGCAACCAAAGGATCCAAGAAAAGCCTATCAGGG TGTTCCTGCCGGGGCCGATGTGGAAacaggcagtgtggctgcaggaagcagaagCTAGGCTGTACTGCAGGCTGTAACTGTGATGCAACAAAATGTAGAAACCGTGATTCTGGCCTGCTG